In Acropora muricata isolate sample 2 chromosome 13, ASM3666990v1, whole genome shotgun sequence, the DNA window agttgaagcttaaatcaaccaatagcatttaaagttgtagtttaaatcaaccaatcacaaccttggtttcaatcactatagaaacagtgcacaaactcctaaatttatgcatcctttgtcagttttttaatgtaaaatttccctttgtcacataacttggctatttttcgtttctcggaaattgtaatttttatgattaattggtaattggacttcgtgtcgtccaattcggtctgtaatcatactcgtgatgaACAAAACgaactcccgctgcgcggtcgttcgattttatcactcgtatgattacagaccgaattggactccactcagtcctattaccattacaaatcaTTGGATTACAGTATTACCTAATTAGTGATGATAATAGAATTGAGTGAATTCCAATAGGTCTTATGTATGTTAACGTCAGAGTCCAAAATtttaccaccaagcctcgcttccgcaaaattattattcaacgaGGGAATTCTTTTTGATTCACACTGCCTTGGGAATTCACTAAATAACTTTTCATAGGATTATGCGTTGAAAGGGGTACTTGAGCAACGAGTATTCTACCTATCTTCAAAACTCATAGAAATACGTAACAATTGTAAAGTTATACTTGGTATACTCTTTTGTTAGAAGGAATGTTGATCAGACTGATTACCATCTCAGAAATAGTGCTACAGATCTGACACTTCCTAAACCGAAGAGAGAGTTTctaaaaagaagttttaaatatagcggcgcaatgctttggaaccaactcccgaatgaagcaaaactagcGGAATCAATGTATTCATTCAATGAATATATTAAAACGTAATTGGGTCATGTCATGCCACATCTGTTGATCCTGTACTTGGTGTACAATATCTTTTTACTTAGTGTATTAATAGTTAAACTTTCGTAGTTTTAGACTTACCATATTATTAATCATGTACTTAGTTTGTAATAGtttgaatttttataattttagacctacgatattattaatatatatatatatatactactAGTTCAAACACGCCCTCCATGGAAACCAGCTGATTGTTGTTGGAGCTagcgtgtttctttgatttaaataaagtatacctacctacctacctaccatACTTGGTCCTGCGAATTAACTTCTGATATCCTCGTACGGGCAAATCCCATCTCGTAGAAAGGTAACAACATTTAAAATACACTAGAAATACAGAGTGTTTTAAACagattaaaaaaatgcattgacCGATACTCAGATTTCGTCTACCCTGCAACACGTTTAAATGAACCTAAACTAAGTGGTTTTCAAAAATTCACCAATACGAACATACAAATTGTATTGTAATCTTACTGTTATTCCAACTCGGATCGTCCAAGTTGGTTTCCCTGTGCCTTGACCATCACACTTCAGCGACACACCTACAATTTCTGATGAAGTTCTTTACGAATAATTAGCATTGTGATAAAAGTCGCACTTAAAAGCCATATATAATGCCCAGAAGTATCCCTACAGACCCCAATTCTTCTACAGGCTTATTTTAGGCTCAAAGAGAGTTTCTCGAATCAGGCTGCCTGAAGGTGAATCATCAACTTGATACCTTGACGCTAATCTTCCGTCATAGAAGCCGGTTCATCCCTGTTTCCTAATTCAGCGATCTGTGTCATTAATTCGAATTAAGCATTAAATGAAACATAAACGCCGCATCTCCTAAGTAATCAATTTGCTCACATCCAGGCATATAAAATTTACATTTTGGCCTCCGTCGTTCACCAGTAACCGACcagaaaaaggaaacaaaaaccaaaatcaaaTGCAAACAAAGGAGAACGATAACTAACATCGAACCCACACAGGAGGTACTTGCTGAATCACGCTGCCTGAAGGTGAATCATGCCCTTGATAATTTAACCTTAAATCTTCCGCGAGAGAATCCGATTCAGCTCTGTTTCCTGATACAACGATCTGTGTCAATAATGCACCATAATTCGAATTATGCATTAAATGAAGCATAAACGCCGTATCTCCATGAAAGTGTTGAATTAGGTCAGATCCAGGCatatcaattttaatttttggcctcCGTCTTTCACCAGTAACAGACcagacaaaggaaaaaaaaaccaaaatcaaatgcaaaaaaaggaGAGCGATAACTAAAATTGAACATACAGGATAGTAGCTTCCCATGGAACGGGTGCACTGGAAAAAAATGTGCCCTGTGAAAAAGGCAACATGGCCATCTAGATGACACAAAGTCCACTCAGTACTGAGGGAATAGCAGCCTACATCAAAAGCGAAAAAAGCAATTGTAACGATTAAACCCACCACACCTCGCAATCTGTACTGCACTGTCACGGAATTGGGATTTAATTTCGAAATCTTCTGGCTGTACTTTTCTGTAAATAAAAGCCATCTTTGGAGACGTCTCATCAATCCATTTGCTTGCTCTGCGTTTTCGTCCTGATCTGAGAATCCGGTCATCATGAATTCCGAAAGCAAATGATGACAGAGATCCAGAACATTTGCAGTGAATGGAAACTTCAGCCAGAAATTAGAAATGGCGATCAAAATTACAGCTTCACCAAGGAAAAATAACGAATAATACGCTGAAAACCAATGAATCCTTTTGTAGCATTCGTTGTCAACGTAGTCGTACTGCCTTCGGTCAGGCATCGTTGTGAAGACTGAAAAGGATTGAGATCGATTGCAAATGTATGACAAGTTGCTTAGTTTACTCCACTGGCGCACAAGTGAGTCATCCCTTGCAAGGTCTGAGCAATTAACAGCGGGAATGCAGATCAGACGGTCTTGGGTGGCCTGTAAGCTAACCGATGCCACCGAAACAGCAAACATAACAGCTACAAGGTAATAGTCGACGAGATCCCACCAGGTTGTCACCATTTTCTTGATACCAGACCTTTCCGAATGCATGTCTCTTGGACTGTGTTCCATACTTCTCGCTCCttgactgttgaaaaaaaaaagcaaattataGTAAGTAACTTTAACAGCGACTGCAACGTACTACTTGTACTACTACAACTTCCACTGCTTCTACccctgatgatgatgatgatgatgatgatgatagagcagttttcaaatgactgttgaaagtaattacgtgattgcgattgctacgcttaataattggcttaaaagactcgcgccagtttttcaaccaatgagaagcaaaacgaAAACCAATTGCAgcttgtacgcgtgatttttcccgcgcttcgagtgagtaacaggtaattgctaggaattgtgattggttcatcgcgctgtttgttcctgttgtgattggtcagagtatttgctttggttttgatttttcgacagtcatttgaaaactgctctcgtaataataataataataaaaataatgataataataataataatgataatatcaataataatggGAGGTTTTTTTGTCTTAAATATAGTTGTAAATCTCTCTACGTATAGGCAATTAACAAGTGACTACTTGAAATTGAGTTATATACTTGCATACTgtatttattaattaattaaatagaaacaaaaacagcgcaaaaatcgaaaacaaaattaGAGTTTTATTAAGTCTAGGATATCCCAAATTTTATTTATCGCCGGCATTTAACCAATTTTGATAGAGAAGTCATGTGCTTTGCGTTTGCTGAGACACTAATATCCGGAAGAAAGACAACTTACAAATTAGAGGGAATTTTCGGTCACAAATGTGACTATATATTATATCATCAAGGAAATCTACAAAAACTGCAGTAAATTAAGGCGATGTTCAGCAAAGGTGGGGCGACAAAAAGCGCCAAGGCCACAGAAATGTGGCAGTCCCACCAAGACCATGCAAAGAGCGCGATGAGATGTTGCGACAGAAAGAGTAAAACAAACGCGCCCACAGCTGCAGCACCCCATGCGTGAACCACAGGCGCGAAGTCACCCGCgttaaaggaaaaaatgatGTTGAAATTCGTTTAATTACGTCAAGACAAAGACAATAAAGGACACTGAAATAGCAGCCCATGACTGACCTATGAGCGTGTTAAATAGGAGTTAAAAATATAACGACACCGAGAAAAAGCCGATGTGAAAATATGCGAATATATGGACTCGCTAATAGCAGCTCATGCGTGAACTACCAGGGTGACACGGCGAGTTTAGCCAGGCGTGACCTTAATATTCACGATTGTTTAAGCCAATAATCACGGTAATgtacatctatttcaaaaaacgttgtcggagtacacggcgaatggcagttgtcgaacggaaattgcacgaccgaaaggaactgtggtttccatacttggtatgcaaaaacaatgagttcttggCGTGGCGCTAAACTGATACTGCcgtacgaacggccaactgacCCCGGTTTAACATGACCGTTCACGAGAAATTTAGAAATATTTCCTTTCACAAGCGCCTGAGAAATATGAAGCCTCTGCCACTGAATCCTAAAGGAtatggacaaaccatatgactcgccatcgaaggtcggcactatttaataagggaataacatgacttttttcgggaatattgtttatttgcgcccgcatagtgtcatttgcggcccgagcgcgaagcgcgagggctgcaaatgacactacgcgggcgcaaataaacaatattcccgaaaaaagtcatgtcattatcattattatcaataaacaaggccaaatgatatcaagaatgcgaggtttaataatacaagctaagtgaataacgaattcaaagtcacttcaaatcatcatgtaagtgttgattaaacaaactattaaaaaatcaactcagtccagtgaacttatttaaaattaccgaaaaaatgctta includes these proteins:
- the LOC136895074 gene encoding volume-regulated anion channel subunit LRRC8A-like codes for the protein MEHSPRDMHSERSGIKKMVTTWWDLVDYYLVAVMFAVSVASVSLQATQDRLICIPAVNCSDLARDDSLVRQWSKLSNLSYICNRSQSFSVFTTMPDRRQYDYVDNECYKRIHWFSAYYSLFFLGEAVILIAISNFWLKFPFTANVLDLCHHLLSEFMMTGFSDQDENAEQANGLMRRLQRWLLFTEKYSQKISKLNPNSVTVQYRLRGVVGLIVTIAFFAFDVGCYSLSTEWTLCHLDGHVAFFTGHIFFQCTRSMGSYYPVCSILVIALLFLHLILVFFSFVWSVTGERRRPKIKIDMPGSDLIQHFHGDTAFMLHLMHNSNYGALLTQIVVSGNRAESDSLAEDLRLNYQGHDSPSGSVIQQVPPVWVRC